In Priestia megaterium NBRC 15308 = ATCC 14581, the following proteins share a genomic window:
- the fabL gene encoding enoyl-[acyl-carrier-protein] reductase FabL, which translates to MSQKVALVTGSSRGIGKEIALRLAKEGYDIVLNYARSKSAAQEVAEEIKALGREALVVKANVGKVEKIKEMFEQIDEAFGRLDVFVSNAASGVLRPIMELEETHWNWTMDINSKGYLFCAQEAAKRMEKVGGGKIVTISSLGSIRYLENYTTVGVSKAAVEALTRYLAVELAPKNIVVNAVSGGAVDTEALKHFPNRDELLDDARKHTPAGRMVEPKDMVDAVMFLVSDQANMICGQTLIIDGGRSLLM; encoded by the coding sequence AGCAGAGGTATTGGTAAAGAGATCGCCTTACGTCTGGCTAAAGAAGGATACGATATTGTATTAAACTATGCACGAAGCAAAAGTGCAGCTCAGGAAGTAGCGGAAGAAATCAAAGCATTAGGCAGAGAAGCATTAGTTGTTAAAGCAAACGTAGGAAAAGTAGAAAAAATTAAAGAAATGTTTGAGCAAATTGATGAAGCATTCGGTCGCTTAGACGTATTTGTAAGTAATGCGGCTTCAGGGGTTTTACGTCCTATTATGGAATTAGAAGAAACTCACTGGAATTGGACAATGGACATCAATAGTAAAGGATATTTATTCTGTGCACAAGAAGCGGCTAAACGTATGGAAAAAGTAGGGGGAGGAAAGATTGTTACCATCAGTTCGCTTGGGTCTATTCGCTATTTAGAAAATTATACAACAGTAGGCGTGTCAAAAGCTGCTGTAGAAGCGTTGACCCGCTATTTAGCAGTGGAGCTGGCTCCAAAGAATATTGTGGTAAATGCTGTATCTGGAGGGGCTGTGGATACAGAAGCATTAAAACATTTCCCAAATCGCGATGAGCTCCTAGATGATGCGCGCAAGCATACTCCAGCTGGTCGTATGGTGGAGCCAAAAGACATGGTAGATGCAGTTATGTTCTTAGTGTCCGATCAAGCAAATATGATTTGCGGTCAAACGCTTATTATTGACGGAGGGCGTTCACTTTTAATGTAA
- a CDS encoding YgaB family protein yields the protein MKKFDQLVTQQLETMDQLLFLQSEIERCQEIEGELVKLHEEAKLHSVQDEISEMKLKLKEIQLTFEAQTEDIIRTYKSEGACSTLA from the coding sequence ATGAAAAAATTTGATCAGCTAGTGACTCAACAATTGGAGACCATGGATCAACTTCTGTTTTTGCAGTCTGAGATTGAGCGCTGTCAGGAAATTGAAGGTGAACTAGTAAAACTTCATGAAGAAGCAAAACTGCATTCTGTGCAAGATGAAATTAGTGAAATGAAGCTAAAATTAAAAGAGATTCAATTGACGTTTGAAGCACAAACCGAAGACATTATTCGTACATATAAAAGTGAAGGGGCTTGCTCTACACTTGCTTAA
- a CDS encoding gamma-type small acid-soluble spore protein — protein sequence MAKQTNKTASGTSTQHVKQQNAQASKNNFGTEFGSETNVQEVKQQNAQAAANKSQNAQASKNNFGTEFGSETNVQEVKQQNAQAAANKSQNAQASKNNFGTEFASETSAQEVRQQNAQAEAKKNQNSGKYQG from the coding sequence ATGGCAAAACAAACAAACAAAACAGCATCTGGTACAAGCACACAACACGTGAAACAACAAAATGCTCAAGCATCTAAAAACAATTTCGGTACTGAATTTGGTAGCGAAACAAATGTACAAGAAGTGAAACAACAAAATGCTCAAGCAGCGGCAAACAAAAGCCAAAATGCTCAAGCATCTAAAAACAATTTCGGTACTGAATTTGGTAGCGAAACAAATGTACAAGAAGTGAAACAACAAAATGCTCAAGCAGCGGCAAACAAAAGCCAAAATGCTCAAGCATCTAAAAACAACTTCGGTACTGAATTTGCTAGCGAAACAAGTGCTCAAGAAGTGAGACAACAAAACGCACAAGCTGAAGCAAAGAAAAACCAAAACTCTGGTAAATACCAAGGTTAA
- a CDS encoding nucleoside tri-diphosphate phosphatase, which translates to MGIPVEGETIQIHSYKHNGHIHRVWDRTTVLKATNNLVIGGNDRTVVTESDGRTWVTREPAICYFHAQQWFNVIGMIREDGIYYYCNISSPFIYDDNEALKYIDYDLDIKVYPDMTYTLLDEDEYEKHRKEMNYPEVIDRILHNHVEELKGWIRQRKGPFAPDFIDIWYERFLTYRHS; encoded by the coding sequence ATGGGAATTCCGGTGGAAGGAGAAACAATTCAAATACACAGCTACAAGCATAATGGACATATTCATCGCGTGTGGGATCGGACAACCGTATTAAAAGCAACCAATAACTTAGTGATTGGAGGAAATGATCGCACGGTCGTTACAGAATCAGATGGACGAACATGGGTCACAAGAGAGCCTGCAATTTGTTATTTTCATGCTCAGCAGTGGTTTAATGTCATTGGGATGATCCGTGAAGATGGAATTTATTATTACTGCAATATTAGTTCGCCGTTCATTTATGATGACAATGAAGCGCTCAAATATATTGATTATGATTTAGATATCAAAGTCTATCCAGATATGACATACACCCTTCTTGATGAAGATGAATATGAGAAGCATCGAAAAGAAATGAATTATCCAGAAGTGATTGACCGTATTTTACATAATCACGTTGAGGAGTTAAAAGGTTGGATTCGACAGCGAAAAGGCCCGTTTGCTCCAGATTTCATTGACATTTGGTATGAGCGCTTTTTAACATATCGGCATTCTTGA